A window from Leifsonia shinshuensis encodes these proteins:
- a CDS encoding MFS transporter: MADASADASATAVARPLWHGRAIALVGILLVAANLRTAVAALSPIFAEIRADFPVSSIGVGLLGMLPPVCFALFGLIAPSFTRRLSLEAVVVLALGVMVIGHLLRAAAPSFVVLAIGSAVTFAGMGVGNVLLPPLVKRYFPDRIGLVTSLYATVMSVSTLLPPLIAVPVADAAGWHVSVGMWGVVSLLAVLPWLRILITKRPAHPDSDAEVETAQPAMQGRVWHAPLAWALAVIFAVSSLNAYAMFAWLPQILHDVAGVPPAEAGALLSVYAGMGIPAGLLVPLLAARMRNVALLIYAGVAFFIIGYLGLILVPGTATWLWVAFAGLGPLLFPLCLVLINVRTRTHAGSVALSGFTQGLGYTLGALGPLAVGVLHQLTDSWTLALAVLTATALAAAAAGAVAARPRYLED, from the coding sequence ATGGCGGACGCCTCCGCCGACGCCTCCGCGACTGCCGTCGCACGGCCGCTCTGGCACGGTCGCGCGATCGCGCTGGTCGGCATCCTGCTGGTGGCGGCGAACCTGCGCACGGCCGTGGCCGCGCTGTCGCCGATCTTCGCCGAGATCCGCGCCGACTTCCCCGTCTCCAGCATCGGCGTCGGGCTGCTCGGGATGCTGCCGCCGGTGTGCTTCGCCCTGTTCGGGCTGATCGCCCCGTCCTTCACCCGCCGGCTCAGCCTCGAGGCGGTTGTGGTGCTCGCCCTCGGCGTGATGGTGATCGGGCATCTCCTCCGCGCCGCGGCGCCCTCCTTCGTCGTGCTCGCCATCGGCTCGGCCGTGACCTTCGCGGGGATGGGCGTGGGGAACGTCCTGCTGCCGCCGCTCGTGAAGCGCTACTTCCCGGACCGCATCGGGCTGGTGACCTCGCTATACGCGACCGTCATGTCGGTGTCCACGCTGCTGCCTCCGCTGATCGCCGTGCCCGTCGCGGACGCGGCCGGATGGCATGTCTCGGTGGGGATGTGGGGTGTCGTCAGCCTGCTGGCGGTGTTGCCGTGGCTGCGCATCCTGATCACCAAGCGTCCGGCGCACCCGGACAGCGACGCGGAGGTGGAGACCGCGCAGCCGGCCATGCAGGGCCGTGTCTGGCACGCACCCCTGGCATGGGCGCTGGCGGTCATCTTCGCGGTGTCGAGCCTCAACGCGTACGCCATGTTCGCGTGGCTGCCGCAGATCCTGCACGACGTCGCGGGCGTGCCCCCGGCGGAGGCGGGAGCCCTGCTCTCGGTGTATGCCGGGATGGGCATACCGGCCGGACTGCTGGTGCCACTGCTCGCCGCGCGGATGCGGAACGTGGCCCTGCTGATCTACGCAGGCGTCGCGTTCTTCATCATCGGGTACCTGGGCCTCATCCTCGTGCCCGGCACGGCGACGTGGCTGTGGGTGGCGTTCGCGGGTCTCGGCCCGCTGCTGTTCCCGCTCTGCCTGGTGCTCATCAACGTGCGGACCCGCACCCACGCCGGATCGGTCGCGCTCAGCGGCTTCACCCAGGGACTCGGCTACACGCTCGGCGCGCTCGGCCCCCTGGCCGTCGGCGTGCTGCACCAGTTGACCGACTCCTGGACCCTGGCCCTGGCCGTCCTCACGGCCACCGCTCTCGCCGCCGCCGCAGCCGGCGCCGTCGCCGCCCGCCCCCGCTACCTGGAGGACTGA
- a CDS encoding ROK family protein yields MPTDPTASARAYALAVDFGGTKVEAALVDTDGRLVEGSRHRRPTGRNATVPELEDSVGGVVRAAAASLPDGARIVGVGIGSAGPIDRARGLVSPLNVPHWRDYPMRDYVASVAAELGLDVPVVLEMDGVAITMAEHWVGAAQGVDNVMGMVISTGIGGGLIVGGRVITGPTGNAGHIGHVEVGATFGGKALRGEDTFGNPYALEAMASGPHTVAWARQHGFEGATGEELAAAYAAGDLVAREAIARTGEAVGRAIASATALLDLELVAIGGGFSHSTPDLFDHMRTVIEHHYFPFVRKVRIVPSALSSEGPLIGAAALIHRAHLLP; encoded by the coding sequence GTGCCCACAGACCCCACCGCCTCCGCCCGCGCCTACGCCCTCGCCGTCGACTTCGGCGGGACGAAGGTCGAGGCCGCCCTCGTCGACACCGACGGCCGCCTCGTCGAGGGCTCCCGCCACCGCCGCCCGACCGGACGGAACGCCACCGTCCCGGAGCTGGAGGACTCGGTCGGCGGCGTCGTGCGCGCGGCCGCGGCATCCCTCCCGGACGGGGCGCGGATCGTCGGCGTCGGCATCGGCAGCGCCGGACCGATCGACCGCGCGCGGGGGCTCGTGTCGCCGCTGAACGTCCCGCACTGGCGCGACTACCCGATGCGCGACTACGTCGCCTCGGTCGCCGCCGAACTCGGGCTCGACGTGCCGGTGGTGCTCGAGATGGACGGCGTCGCCATCACGATGGCGGAGCACTGGGTGGGCGCCGCGCAGGGCGTCGACAATGTCATGGGGATGGTCATCTCGACCGGCATCGGCGGCGGCCTCATCGTCGGCGGCCGCGTGATCACCGGTCCGACCGGCAACGCCGGCCACATCGGCCACGTCGAGGTCGGCGCCACCTTCGGCGGAAAAGCACTGCGGGGTGAGGACACCTTCGGCAACCCGTACGCGCTGGAGGCGATGGCCTCCGGCCCGCACACCGTGGCGTGGGCGCGCCAGCACGGCTTCGAGGGCGCGACCGGCGAGGAGCTGGCCGCCGCCTACGCCGCCGGCGACCTCGTCGCCCGCGAGGCGATCGCCCGCACCGGCGAGGCGGTCGGACGCGCGATCGCGTCGGCGACGGCACTGCTCGACCTGGAGCTGGTGGCGATCGGCGGCGGCTTCTCGCACTCGACGCCCGACCTCTTCGACCACATGCGCACCGTGATCGAGCACCACTACTTCCCGTTCGTGCGCAAGGTCCGCATCGTCCCCTCCGCCCTCTCGTCCGAGGGCCCCCTCATCGGAGCCGCCGCCCTCATCCACCGCGCCCACCTCCTCCCCTAG